One region of candidate division KSB1 bacterium genomic DNA includes:
- a CDS encoding EutN/CcmL family microcompartment protein: MYLARVIGTIWATRKDESLVGTKMQLIQPVDRFMKNIGGPLVAIDTIGAGQGETVYYITAREASLPLRHALSPVDASIVGIVDTIENY; this comes from the coding sequence ATGTACCTCGCGCGTGTGATTGGCACTATCTGGGCGACTCGCAAAGACGAAAGCCTCGTCGGAACGAAAATGCAGCTTATCCAGCCGGTGGATCGGTTCATGAAAAATATCGGCGGGCCGTTGGTGGCCATCGACACCATCGGTGCCGGCCAGGGCGAAACCGTGTATTACATCACCGCGCGCGAAGCTTCGCTTCCTTTACGCCATGCGCTTTCTCCAGTCGATGCCTCCATCGTGGGTATTGTGGATACGATTGAAAATTATTGA